GTCGAAGTCAAAGAAGTCAAGATGACGGATCAGCAAAAGAAAGTAGCACTTGACGGACCAGCAGGTAAGGGACCAGATATTATGCTTCTTCCTCACGACCAAATCGGAACAGTCGTTGACCAAGGTTTGATCGCTGAACTCAAAGACGGCGAAAAAGCACTTGAACCATTCATCGATACTGCAAAATCGGCAGTTACATTTGACGGTAAAGTCTACGGATATCCGAAAGCAGTTGAAACACCAATCCTCCTTTTCAATAAAGATGAATTAAAAGAAGCACCAACTTCAATGGATGACCTATACAAACTTTCTACTGAAAAGAAAAAAGATGGTCAGTACGGTTTCCTCGCACTTTGGGATAACTTCTACTTCGCACACGGTCCAATTGGTGGATACGGTGGTTATGTCTTCAAAGACAACGGTGGCAAATTGGATCCAGCGGATATCGGCTTGAACAATGAAGGCGCAGTCGAAGGTATGGATTACATCGGTAAATGGTACAAAGAAGGTCTCTTCCCGAAAGGTCTCATCGGTGGTGGCGGTGGTCAAGCCATGGACCAACTCTTCGGTGATAAAAAAGCAGCAGCTGTCATGAACGGTCCTTGGGCTGTTGCAGGATATAAAGAAAAAGGCATCAACCTCGGAGCGTCTGAGCTTCCGAAACTTCCAAACGGTGAGCCGATCAAAACATTCGTTGGTGTAAAAACATACGCGATTTCAGCATACTCAGAGAATGCAGAGTGGGCTGAGAAGTTCTTGGCATCACTCACAGGTGAAGAAAACGCTAAGACAATGTTCGAAAAATACAACGAGATCCCACCGGTTACTGCTCTTCAAGAAGATTCAACAATCAAGGATAACGAAGTCGCAGCAGCAGTCTTCGCACAAGCGAAAAACGGTGTACCAATGCCGAACATCGCTGAGATGGGTCAAGTTTGGGAACCAATGGCAGCAGCACTTCAGCTTGTTGCAACGAACAAACAAGACGCACAAAAATCAGCTGATGATGCTGTCAAACAAATCAAGCAACAAATCGAAGCAAACAATCAATAAGCGTAAGTGGAACGCGTGAATCCATGACAAAGAGATAAAGAGAGGGGGATCTTTGATTCCCCCTCATCTTTATGGTTGGAAGAGAAGCCTGAGGTCAGACATGACCTTTGGAAAGGAGAACGGACGATGGCTGCGATTGCAACACCACACCCTACGAATCCAACGCCTGAAAAAAAGACGAACCACCGCACGATTGCGGCGCTGATGTCGATCATTCCAGGAGTGGGACAACTATACAATAAACAATTCCTTAAAGGCGCGACGTTTTTTGTCGTCGTACTTTCATATTTCCTCGTCAATTTTGAATTGTTCTTTAAAGGAGCCGGAAATGGTCCTGGGGATCGCGGAGCGATCTGGGGCTTGATTACACTCGGTGAGGTACCAGGCGTAAGAGGGGATCACTCGATCTTTCTAATGGTCGAGGGCATCATTGCCTTGCTTTTACTTATCTTTGGTATCGCCATTTACGTCTGGAACTTTATCGATGCGTATCGAATCGGTAAGTTACGTGACATGAACCTCGAAGTACCGTCTTTGAAGATGCAACTACGGAACTTCCGCGATAACGGTTTCCCGTACGCGATGTTGAT
This window of the Exiguobacterium acetylicum genome carries:
- a CDS encoding extracellular solute-binding protein produces the protein MKKFVAGLSVSVMAIGALAACGGGSDSESSSSESGSKKPSKIVIWEDTDKAETTKAAAKAFEEKEGVKVEVKEVKMTDQQKKVALDGPAGKGPDIMLLPHDQIGTVVDQGLIAELKDGEKALEPFIDTAKSAVTFDGKVYGYPKAVETPILLFNKDELKEAPTSMDDLYKLSTEKKKDGQYGFLALWDNFYFAHGPIGGYGGYVFKDNGGKLDPADIGLNNEGAVEGMDYIGKWYKEGLFPKGLIGGGGGQAMDQLFGDKKAAAVMNGPWAVAGYKEKGINLGASELPKLPNGEPIKTFVGVKTYAISAYSENAEWAEKFLASLTGEENAKTMFEKYNEIPPVTALQEDSTIKDNEVAAAVFAQAKNGVPMPNIAEMGQVWEPMAAALQLVATNKQDAQKSADDAVKQIKQQIEANNQ